The DNA window TATACCCGTACGCGGGCGGCCCCGGGGCACGGGGGCGGTGCGCGGAGTGAGCTGTTTCACGACGGCGGCGTCTCCGGCGGTGTGTTCCGCCGGGGCGCCCGAAGATACGCTACGAGCCGTAGCGAAAAGCAGCGGCAACCAGGGCGCGGGTGGGGACCCGTGCCGACAGGTCCAGCGCAGGGCCCGGAACCGGGCGCCATGGCGCGCGCAGCGGCCCCCGGCCCCGCGATCCGGCGGGGTGGGCGGGTACGGAGCGTGCGGCTGCCGGGCGGTGTCCGGCCCGGGTCGTGGGCACCCGGGCAGGGGCGTTCCGGGCGCGATGGCGACACTCGGGTGCGGCGGCCTTCGGGGGGATGGCGTCCGCACCCCTTCGGACGGGGGAGGATAGAGCCATGCAGCCACGGAACATGTCCATGCGCGGCGTGGTCGACCTCGCCGCGGTGAAGGCGGCCGGCGAAGCCGCCCAGAAGGCGGAGCAGTCGCGGGCCGAGCGGGCCCGCCAGGTAGCGGCGGGAGGTGCACCCCCGGCGCCGGAGTCCCTCGTCGTCGACGTCACCGAGGAGACCTTCGAGGCGGAGGTCGTCCAACGCTCGGCGGAAGCGCCCGTCGTGGTCGACTTCTGGGCCGAGTGGTGCGGGCCGTGCAAGCAGCTCAGCCCGATCCTGGAGCGGCTGGCCGAGGAGTACGCCGGGCGGTTCGTCCTGGCGAAGATCGACGTCGATGCCAACCAGATGCTGGCGGCGCAGTTCGGCATCCAGTCCATCCCGTCGGTGATGGCGGTGGTGGCGGGCCAGTTGGTGCCGCTCTTCCAGGGCGCGGTGAACGAGGCCCAGGCCCGCCAGTACCTGGACCAGCTGATCCTGGTGGCCGAGCAGCGGTTCGGCATCACCGGGCTCGGCGCGGCCGAGGCGGGGGAGCCCGGCGAGGCCGCGGCCCCGGCGGTACCCGAGGACCCGACCCTGGCGGCGGCGCATGACGCGCTGGACCGGGGTGACCTGGGCGGTGCCATCCAGGCGTACCGGAATGTGCTGGCCGACCGGCCGGGCAGCGAGGAGGCCAAGCTGGGCCTGGCCCAGGCCGAGCTGCTCCAGCGGGTGCGGGACAAGGACGCGCAGGCCGTACGCAAGGCCGCGGCGGAAGACCCGAAGGACGTCCAGGCACAGCTGGACGCGGCCGACCTGGACCTGGTGGGCGGTCATGTCGAGGACGCCTTCGGGCGGTTGGTCGACACGGTGGGCCGTACGGCGGGGGAGGACCGCGACCGGGCGCGGGTCCATCTGCTGGGCCTCTTCGAGGTGATCGGAGCGGAGGACCCCCGGGTGGCCAAGGCCAGGACGGCGTTGGCCCGGGTGCTCTTCTGAGGCACCGAGGGCGACCTTCGGTGCCACGGTGATTTGGCGACAATGAAGGAGCTTTACCAAATCTTGATAACACCCCGGGGTGGTCACGGCGAGTGGCCACCCCGGGGTTTTTTGTCCCTGTTTCGCAAGGCCGCTCCCTCCCTGCATCTGCGTGAGTTGACGCTCCGTGTCCGCCGGATGCTCAGCGTGGCCGGTCGGCCGAAGTGTTGGATTACTCGTCAGTAATGGAGGTCTTGTGCTGGCGCGTGGTTTGGACCACGATCGGCCACGCTCGGTCCCTTGCTCCCCACGCCGGCAGCCGGCCGGGAGGGCGAAGCGGGGGTCCCCACCGGGCAGGTTCCGGCTCCGGCCGGCGCCTTGGGGGCAGGGGGGTCTTCGCCGTCCCGGCGAAGCCTGCCCTCATCGGCCGTGCACCCCGCACGGTCGCTGGTTGTCGCTCGGGGGTGATCGCCGATGACGTCGGTTGGACGACACGCGCCGACGGAGCCGACGGCGCTCCTTCCCGAGGACGTAGCTCTTCTCCCCATCCCAGGCCAGGGCCCGGTGAGGCACCACGGCCGGAGGTGTACGTCCGAGAAGGAGGACATGTATGTCCCAGACTTACGGCAAGACCCGCTGGACGCGGTTCGCCGTCGTGATGGTGCCGACCATCGCGGCCACCGCCGCGATCGGCGTCAGCGTGGCCCAGGGCGCGCTGGCCGCGTCGATCAATGTCTCCGGCCAGCAGTTCAAGGTCTCCGCCGGACACCTTGAGGGCACCGGCTTCGCCCAGTACGGCTCGGTGGACGTCGAGAAGGCGGGTGTGCCGCACGCGGTCGCGGTCTCGTCCTTCAAGAACGCGACCATCAACAAGCTGTGCCAGTCGGTGGTGCTGGACGCCCCGCTGATCGGCAAGGTGTCGCTGAACATCAACGCCGGCGACAATCCGAAGAAGCCCGTCGAGGCCGAGAACCTCTACATCGACCTGGACGACCTCAGCGCGGACGCCACCTTCACCAACATCAACATCGGTGTCGCCGCCGGGGCCATCTCCAAGGGCAACGTCAACCCGGCGGACCGTGCGGCGGCGGGCCAGCTGGGCGCCGGCGC is part of the Peterkaempfera bronchialis genome and encodes:
- a CDS encoding DUF6230 family protein translates to MSQTYGKTRWTRFAVVMVPTIAATAAIGVSVAQGALAASINVSGQQFKVSAGHLEGTGFAQYGSVDVEKAGVPHAVAVSSFKNATINKLCQSVVLDAPLIGKVSLNINAGDNPKKPVEAENLYIDLDDLSADATFTNINIGVAAGAISKGNVNPADRAAAGQLGAGAQFENSFAQEADKASLDGVKQTAWATSAGTFKLNGLHLTVKKGVSECF
- a CDS encoding tetratricopeptide repeat protein, which translates into the protein MQPRNMSMRGVVDLAAVKAAGEAAQKAEQSRAERARQVAAGGAPPAPESLVVDVTEETFEAEVVQRSAEAPVVVDFWAEWCGPCKQLSPILERLAEEYAGRFVLAKIDVDANQMLAAQFGIQSIPSVMAVVAGQLVPLFQGAVNEAQARQYLDQLILVAEQRFGITGLGAAEAGEPGEAAAPAVPEDPTLAAAHDALDRGDLGGAIQAYRNVLADRPGSEEAKLGLAQAELLQRVRDKDAQAVRKAAAEDPKDVQAQLDAADLDLVGGHVEDAFGRLVDTVGRTAGEDRDRARVHLLGLFEVIGAEDPRVAKARTALARVLF